The DNA segment GTCAAGACGCGATAGTGGGCATCCCAATCGGCGGACGGTAACGAATTAAATTCGTCCTGGTAGGCCATCGCCCGATCGTGAATCTCGTGGAATTTTGCACCTTCGGGCTTGTAGAGTTCGCCGTTGAGCATGCGGGCATAGAGTTCTTCGTCGCGAGTCATGGTTGATAGTCTAACTTGAAAGCAATACACAATGAGATTCAGAGGTATTTACTCGCGAGCTACTCGTTTAAACTCAACGCTTCGAGATAGAACCACCAGCCAGCTCGGCGTACGAAAACCGAGCGTTCGTGAAGACTGCCCGGTTCTGCCGTTGTTTCATCAACAAATGAAGCGACAAATTCGACTTGGGCGTCTTTTGCGTCGATAATTTCTAGCCCAGTCCAGCGGATACCTTCTGTAGAGACATTCAGTGGACGGGTTTTCGGGTGCCACGAGGCAAAGACGAAATCAGAGCGCCCCAGCGCATAAGCACTGTATCGCGCTCGCATCAGTTCTTCGGGAAATTCAGCTAACCGAGCTCCGTCATGGATCGGTTCGCAACATTCGGCATACGTTTTGCCGGAATCACATGGGCAGTTCATTGGTTCTCCTCGTTCTTTCGCGCACTTTCGCGTTCTTTCGCGTGTTTCCTCGCGTGTCTCCTCCATGGAGTGTGCACCAAAACGGGGAATAGCGCAAACCTCAACGATATATGTCGAGGTTTGCGCTATTCCCCCATTCAGTGACTATGAACGCGGGTATAGGTATGAGCGAGCCAGCCGGCGCTGACAAAAGTGGCAGTGGTTGTTAGCTAGAGCAGGTAAAAGCGGCCATACCGGACTGCTATTCCCGACAAAAGTGGCAGTGTTGAATGAAGTTGCATTAGGCGGTACCCACAGGGCGAGCACACAAAAGGCCGGGCACACAAAAGGCGGAGGCCACAGCCCCCGCCTTCTGCTAAAAACCTAGACTCAGATCAAGCCGAGTTCGCGCACTGCGTCAGCTTCTTCTTGGAGAGCCTTGACGTTGCGCTCGATGCCAGCCTTGGTGGTCTCAGAAAGCTCGAGGCCTTCGACAACCTTCCATTCGCCGCCTTCGGAAACTGCTGGGAAACCGAAGATGAGGCCTTCTGGAACACCGTAGTGGGAGCCATCGGACCAGATACCTGGGGTGACCCAGTCGCCTTCAGGGGTTCCATTGACCCAGTTGTAGACGTGGTCGATTGCTGCCGAAGCTGCCGAAGCTGCCGAGGAAGCACCGCGAGCTTCGATGATAGCTGCGCCGCGCTTTGCAACGGTTGGTACGAAGTAGTCAGCCAACCATGCTTCGTCAACAAGCTCGGTTGCTGGCTTACCAGCAACGGTTGCCCA comes from the Arcanobacterium phocisimile genome and includes:
- a CDS encoding YchJ family protein, which produces MNCPCDSGKTYAECCEPIHDGARLAEFPEELMRARYSAYALGRSDFVFASWHPKTRPLNVSTEGIRWTGLEIIDAKDAQVEFVASFVDETTAEPGSLHERSVFVRRAGWWFYLEALSLNE